A window of Trichoderma atroviride chromosome 3, complete sequence contains these coding sequences:
- a CDS encoding uncharacterized protein (TransMembrane:1 (i300-323o)) — protein sequence MSYGYGGNQNPYDQRNDNYGGGGYENPPPSYNNTPYGSGGRGYAPNGGSAVEMAPLTQNAGSMAREDPNAIRNECRDISNSVRQVESSLEQIKVLQSRVLSDVDSSSSSQSNRQLDALTTETTATYRSLVERVRTVKSKPEGRSAMNSSHVDRVDREVKAVITKYQTVESEFQAAVKQQMGRQYRIVRPDATEEEVQAAVEDTGNGQIFSQALMQSDRQGRARAALSAVQDRHKELLKIEQQMTELFQLMQDLDTLVVQQDAAVVQIEQKGEEIVENLDKGNEEIAVAVTTARATRKKKWICLGIVVAIIVIVVIIVLIYIFVVRGTNNNKKRSLLEEVAVPAARLVARLPSEDDIAAQFGRIAKGRLHLPAAPQ from the exons ATGAGC TACGG ATACGGTGGGAATCAAAACCCGTACGACCAACGGAACGACAACTACGGCGGCGGTGGTTATGAAAACCCCCCTCCTAGCTATAACAATACCCCCTATGGCTCTGGTGGCCGTGGTTACGCCCCAAATGGAG GCTCAGCAGTCGAGATGGCTCCTCTAACGCAGAATGCCGGCTCAATGGCCCGCGAAGACCCCAATGCGATCCGTAACGAGTGCCGCGACATCAGCAACAGTGTTCGCCAAGTCGAGAGCAGCCTGGAACAGATCAAGGTGCTCCAATCCCGAGTTCTCAGCGATGTCGacagctcctcgtccagccaGTCCAACCGTCAGCTGGATGCCCTGACAACCGAGACCACGGCTACCTACCGCTCTCTTGTTGAGCGTGTCAGGACTGTCAAATCCAAGCCTGAGGGCCGAAGCGCCATGAACAGCAGCCATGTGGACCGAGTCGATCGAgaggtcaaggccgtcaTCACCAAATACCAGACTGTCGAATCCGAGTTCCAGGCCGCCGTTAAGCAGCAGATGGGTCGCCAATACCGTATTGTTCGCCCCGATGCTACAGAGGAAGAGGTCCAAGCCGCAGTCGAGGACACCGGCAACGGTCAGATTTTCAGCCAGGCTCTGATGCAGAGCGACCGCCAGGGCCGTGCTCGTGCTGCACTGAGCGCAGTCCAGGACCGACACAaggagctgctgaagattgAGCAGCAGATGACTGAGTTGTTCCAGCTCATGCAGGATCTTGATACCCTGGTCGTCCAGCAAGACGCCGCTGTTGTGCAGATTGAGCAGAAGGGCGAGGAGATTGTCGAGAACCTCGACAAGGGTAACGAGGAGATTGCAGTGGCTGTCACAACTGCCCGAGCCaccaggaagaagaagtggatTTGCCTTGGTATTGTTG TTGCCATTAttgtcatcgtcgtcatcattgtCCTCATTTACATCTTTGTTGTCCGAGgaacaaacaacaacaagaagcgATCTCTGCTCGAAGAGGTTGCTGTACCGGCTGCTCGTCTCGTGGCTCGTCTGCCCTCAGAGGATGACATTGCTGCCCAGTTTGGCCGGATAGCCAAGGGAAGACTTCACTTGCCTGCTGCACCACAGTAA
- a CDS encoding uncharacterized protein (EggNog:ENOG41): MTTNLDVINSVPRVATLIYQTHQLWQEFRGVPDGISGLVEHLKALEPIFAEIEDHFNEDNVSASFKNCLDMSKKAHDSLGVLVADMRTQLQAKKSIKRKYATVKIMLNKSVVERLEQSMSRCMTFLQLAIQAYQMAMLWKLSSQVPAARVQPQRHTLVRSSRQSLPLLLQDKKMPQFQNDVDEFFPRSKKPMERSKKTTNLLTFDISQYARFALTYTNGAGGWKAQLQLPSWISTSVYEFISAPAIAGWTYSYRVYNIIADDSELIKKISCGDLIGVRQMFSSRNASPFDRTTDGRSLLHYAATNQQYEICQLLLQLGLVSLLDYTSGNSSPIDSIASQMFSIQNAPPEKNLQMIAELFASYLQEPDSLPAERLLDFIRSFAPDDKLLHHFRNLFMPKYYLRPLRDRLEAVRLGAFNVIDCRTLKGLLSEDRNITKNSVAQSSCEKVSLVHSAALAMGCRYPERLNKCMKPYVWMRTYDEDWAQLVIKTAHFATLEDLTCVETVVPWDAYEVTAWRGTPLSSVIGGALCYLCPDTPVNHWDAYFNGCLQQWLTLLKSAGVDLLAYGKRELLVLHDIENNTKGAFDADAIESSRSMLRHHMRKGEPLPKVNRITRTDMSGEQYWVPLRIIDLDIGSSPDDWKLKWAPEYESMACQFWRTIENKKEVVMPGAWVDCQDDY; this comes from the exons ATGACCACCAACCTCGATGTGATAAATTCGGTGCCACGTGTGGCAACGCTCATTTACCAGACTCACCAGCTATGGCAAGAATTTCGAGGCGTCCCGGATGGGATTTCAGGGCTTGTAGAGCACCTGAAAGCCCTTGAACCAATCTTTGCAGAGATTGAGGACCACTTCAATGAGGATAATGTCTCCGCATCGTTCAAAAACTGTCTTGACATGTCAAAGAAGGCACATGATTCATTGGGCGTATTAGTAGCCGATATGCGAACGCAGCtgcaagcaaagaagagcataAAGCGCAAGTATGCTACTGTTAAAATTATGCTTAATAAATCGGTGGTGGAGAGGCTTGAACAGAGCATGTCTCGGTGCATGACCTTTCTGCAGTTGGCAATACAAGCCTACCAGAT GGCAATGCTTTGGAAATTAAGCTCTCAAGTTCCCGCAGCACGGGTCCAGCCCCAACGTCATACGCTCGTTAGATCATCTCGACAATCTCTTCCACTGCTACTGCAAGATAAGAAAATGCCTCAGTTCCAGAATGATGTCGATGAGTTCTTCCCTAGAAGCAAGAAGCCGATGGAAAGGTCCAAGAAAACGACGAATCTTTTGACATTCGATATATCCCAATACGCGCGATTCGCCCTAACTTACACTAATGGGGCCGGCGGTTGGAaagcccagctgcagctaccAAGCTGGATATCGACGTCAGTATATGAGTTTATATCGGCACCAGCTATTGCAGGATGGACATATAGCTATCGCGTGTACAACATAATCGCAGATGACTCCGAACTGATTAAGAAGATCAGTTGTGGGGATCTAATTGGCGTCCGGCAAATgttcagcagcagaaatgcGTCACCATTCGACCGTACTACTGACGGGAGGTCTCTATTACAT TATGCAGCAACTAATCAGCAATACGAAATATGCCAACTACTACTTCAACTTGGCCTCGTGTCATTACTGGATTATACCTCAGGAAATTC ATCACCTATTGACTCTATAGCGTCACAAATGTTTTCGATCCAAAATGCTCCCCCGGAGAAGAATCTTCAGATGATAGCCGAACTATTTGCATCATATCTCCAGGAACCTGACTCTCTACCTGCCGAAAGGCTCTTGGATTTTATAAGATCGTTTGCACCTGATGACAAGCTCTTGCACCATTTCCGAAATTTGTTCATGCCCAAATATTATCTACGCCCATTGAGGGATCGACTTGAAGCCGTCCGGCTCGGGGCATTCAATGTTATTGATTGCCGAACTCTGAAGGGCCTTCTCTCAGAAGACAGGAACATCACCAAGAATAGCGTTGCCCAATCAAGCTGCGAAAAGGTATCTCTTGTGCACTCCGCAGCTTTGGCAATGGGGTGTCGATATCCAGAGAGATTAAATAAGTGTATGAAGCCATATGTGTGGATGCGAACATATGACGAAGATTGGGCACAACTTGTGATTAAGACCGCCCACTTTGCTACACTTGAGGATCTCACCTGCGTGGAAACGGTTGTGCCATGGGACGCCTATGAAGTGACAGCTTGGAGAGGCACTCCGCTTTCGTCCGTTATTGGGGGAGCGCTTTGCTATCTCTGCCCCGACACGCCTGTCAATCACTGGGACGCATACTTTAATGGCTGTCTTCAACAATGGCTTACACTATTGAAGTCAGCAGGGGTTGATTTACTGGCATATGGGAAGCGGGAGCTGCTAGTTCTCCACGACATTGAGAACAACACGAAAGGTGCTTTCGATGCCGACGCTATCGAAAGCTCACGAAGCATGTTGCGGCACCACATGAGGAAGGGAGAGCCGCTGCCCAAGGTGAATCGTATAACGCGCACCGACATGTCTGGTGAACAATATTGGGTGCCGCTTCGAATAATAGATTTGGATATTGGATCGAGCCCTGACGACTGGAAATTGAAATGGGCCCCGGAGTATGAATCCATGGCGTGCCAGTTTTGGAGGACAATTGAGAATAAAAAGGAGGTGGTAATGCCTGGTGCTTGGGTAGATTGCCAAGATGActactag
- a CDS encoding uncharacterized protein (TransMembrane:6 (i17-39o45-64i85-105o117-137i375-394o406-431i)) — translation MPSTSSMAWSKSTRIKIMIAIDTAFFLLELISGFLAHSLALTADAFHMLNDIISLAIGLWAVIASQKATTDEFTFGWVRAEILGAFFNAVFLIALCVSIILEALTRFVEPPEITNPKLILIVGCAGLFSNLLGFVVLGGHGHDHGHDHDHDHEHGHDDNEHEHDHEHEHNHTHGDGCDVEQGQHPGGDIADENGAICDILPEVVVQRAVMAGRRASTDSPETARRIHFGDDSTNRDESNGASRMSVQSRGREHQRRSSRGHSRFTSIEDMSIHPASFRQEIIAASRAASSNVHVESGDESPFADSETEANEESALLPDGKANLSYSTGSAPKKQSARRDSSVHHGHNHTLPRQAGAKVSGHNHADMGMHAMMLHVIGDALGNVGVIITALVIWLTNWPGKLYADPAVSLVITAIILKTSIPLTLATSRVLLQATPENIRIPEIRQDIEQLPGVVSCHHIHVWQLSDTKIVASMHLQVSFPINTHSGEKYMQLARRARKCLHGYGIHSATIQPEFCLDIKHQHDGEEPAFSLDGASDEQIRPCLLECVDNCQAQGCCMVDTSSASSTRRASESSRSEAQHDHQH, via the exons ATGCCGAGCACCTCCAGCATGGCGTGGTCCAAGAGCACCCGCATCAAAATCATGATCGCCATCGACACGGCCTTCTTCCTGCTCGAGCTGATATCCGGTTTCCTGGCACATTCGTTGGCGCTAACGGCCGACGCTTTCCACATG CTGAACGATATTATCTCTCTCGCCATCGGTCTGTGGGCAGTGATAGCGTCGCAAAAGGCCACCACCGACGAATTTACCTTTGGC TGGGTACGAGCCGAGATCCTGGGAgccttcttcaacgccgtctTCTTAATCGCGCTTTGCGTGTCCATCATCCTCGAAGCCTTGACACGCTTTGTCGAGCCGCCCGAAATCACCAATCCCAAGCTTATTCTTATTGTTGGCTGCGCCGGTCTGTTCTCCAACTTGCTGGGCTTTGTGGTCCTGGGAGGTCACGGACATGACCACGGACATGACCATGATCACGACCACGAACACGGTCATGATGACAACGAACACGAACACGAtcatgagcatgagcataACCATACCCACGGAGACGGCTGTGATGTCGAACAGGGACAACACCCTGGCGGTGATATCGCTGATGAAAATGGCGCCATTTGTGACATCCTCCCAGAGGTGGTTGTCCAAAGAGCCGTCATGGCAGGCCGTCGAGCTAGCACCGACAGCCCCGAGACGGCTAGACGTATTCACTTTGGCGACGACTCTACAAACCGCGACGAATCCAACGGAGCCAGCCGAATGTCTGTCCAGTCTAGGGGGCGAGAACACCAACGCCGATCGAGCAGAGGTCATTCTCGCTTTACTAGTATCGAAGATATGAGCATCCACCCCGCCAGCTTCCGACAGGAAATTATCGCTGCTAGTAGAGCTGCATCGTCCAATGTTCATGTTGAGAGTGGTGATGAGTCTCCTTTTGCAGACTCTGAGACCGAGGCTAACGAGGAATCGGCACTCCTCCCGGATGGAAAAGCAAATCTTTCTTACTCTACTGGTTCGGCTCCTAAGAAGCAGAGCGCACGACGAGATTCTAGCGTGCACCATGGCCACAACCATACCCTCCCGCGACAGGCTGGCGCCAAAGTCAGTGGCCATAACCATGCCGACATGGGCATGCACGCCATGATGCTTCACGTCATTGGTGATGCACTGGGAAACGTCGGTGTCATTATAACGGCGCTCGTCATCTGGCTCACCAACTGGCCCGGCAAGCTCTATGCTGATCCGGCAGTCTCACTCGTCATTACGGCTATCATCCTCAAGACGTCGATTCCTCTGACTCTTGCTACTTCACGTGTCTTGCTCCAAGCCACTCCTGAAAATATTCGCATCCCGGAAATCCGCCAGGATATTGAACAACTCCCCGGAGTCGTCAGCTGCCATCATATTCATGTCTGGCAGCTCTCTGACACAAAGATTGTCGCCAGCATGCATCTCCAAGTCTCCTTCCCGATTAACACACACAGCGGAGAGAAGTACATGCAGCTGGCCAGGCGCGCTCGGAAATGTCTTCATGGCTATGGCATCCACAGTGCCACTATTCAGCCCGAGTTTTGTCTCGATATTAAGCATCAGCACGACGGCGAGGAACCGGCATTCTCACTTGATGGGGCATCTGATGAACAAATCCGACCCTGCCTCCTAGAATGCGTTGATAACTGCCAAGCACAAGGGTGCTGTATGGTGGATACGTCGTCGGCCAGCTCGACTCGAAGAGCTAGTGAATCTTCACGCAGCGAGGCTCAACATGACCACCAACATTAA
- a CDS encoding uncharacterized protein (TransMembrane:1 (o16-34i)) has protein sequence MAIQGIWLQRAREERLAHPAAIWLLAIATILLCHDAEHRREYRRSEAAEQSIGKLAARGWYPIAKAPKTASGGPTGLKDPSMQPYLRRRRRAGPENVSRQSKSIRMAQSEALEMHCRFHRRCL, from the coding sequence ATGGCAATTCAAGGGATATGGCTTCAGCGAGCCCGGGAAGAGCGATTGGCGCACCCAGCAGCGAtatggctgctggccattgcAACCATCCTCTTGTGCCATGATGCAGAGCATCGGAGGGAGTATAGACGATCGGAAGCGGCTGAACAGAGCATAGGCAAGCTCGCAGCTCGAGGGTGGTATCCTATCGCCAAAGCACCAAAAACAGCTTCCGGAGGGCCAACAGGGCTCAAGGATCCGTCTATGCAGCCATATCTGAGACGCCGGCGTCGTGCAGGACCTGAAAACGTCTCTCGACAGAGCAAATCGATACGAATGGCACAGTCAGAGGCACTGGAGATGCATTGTCGCTTCCATCGTCGGTGTTTGTAA
- a CDS encoding uncharacterized protein (EggNog:ENOG41) produces MAYAHPDEHFFIESDEPQSNSRSFRDTAKMLARSRQETIACELSRLAGEEYLGDIMTHMRHMEEETLPDANLIDMQREIQWFMRPYLIDFLIEAHAAFALLPETLFLTVNLLDRYCSRRVVYKQHYQLVGCAALLIAAKYGDKKDRVPQIHELNNMCCGLYDAGMFTQMEMHVLNTLEWTIGHPTVDFFTQLMVAEEQDDKEVEHMAAYLCEIALYHRDFVSTKPSMMARSSLALARAILGRPEVNDGDWDHTENLTLLTLSQHLNQPSPTLARKYSSSSLSKASQKLADFMAEQAAMARRQANPPSPAAETPSRHAADIYSTPQKGHGAAAGFDGYLTPPITPDNAYGNATKETYHQLPPRCPVTPTPPQSHPSAYSQHVQQYAAFVNQHGIHQH; encoded by the exons ATGGCTTATGCTCACCCCGACGAACACTTCTTCATCGAGAGCGATGAACCCCAGTCCAACTCTCGCAGCTTCCGAGATACCGCAAAGATGCTTGCGCGCAGCCGGCAAGAGACGATTGCTTGCGAGCTTTCCCGTCTCGCCGGCGAGGAGTACCTGGGGGACATCATGACGCATATGCGACACATGGAG GAGGAGACCCTTCCCGATGCTAACCTCATTGACATGCAACGTGAGATCCAATGGTTCATGCGACCGTACCTCATCGACTTCCTCATCGAGGCCCATGCCGCTTTCGCCCTACTGCCCGAGACGCTGTTCCTGACCGTCAACTTGCTGGACCGATACTGCTCTCGACGAGTGGTGTATAAGCAGCACTACCAGCTCGTCGGCTGCGCCGCTCTTCTCATCGCAGCCAAGTATGGTGACAAGAAGGACCGGGTTCCTCAGATCCATGAACTCAACAACATGTGCTGCGGCCTGTACGATGCCGGCATGTTTACGCAAATGGAGATGCACGTCTTGAACACTCTCGAGTGGACCATTGGCCACCCCACTGTCGACTTCTTCACCCAGCTCATGGTTGCCGAAGAGCAGGACGACAAGGAGGTGGAGCACATGGCCGCCTACCTGTGCGAGATTGCCCTGTACCACCGCGACTTTGTTTCAACAAAGCCTTCCATGATGGCACGCTCTTCACTGGCTCTGGCGAGAGCTATTCTGGGCCGACCCGAGGTCAACGACGGCGACTGGGATCACACCGAGAACCTGACCCTGTTGACCCTCTCTCAGCACCTCAACCAGCCCTCGCCAACCCTGGCACGCAAGTACTCTTCATCGTCACTGTCCAAGGCATCGCAGAAACTGGCAGACTTTATGGCCGAGcaggccgccatggccagacGCCAAGCCAACCCCCCCTCGCCTGCTGCCGAGACTCCGTCAAGACACGCCGCCGACATCTACAGTACCCCTCAGAAGGGTcatggcgctgccgccggctTCGACGGTTACCTCACGCCTCCCATTACTCCCGACAATGCCTATGGAAACGCGACCAAGGAGACCTACCACCAGCTGCCTCCTCGATGCCCCGTCACGCCAACTCCTCCTCAGAGCCATCCTTCCGCGTACTCCCAGCACGTACAACAATACGCTGCTTTCGTGAACCAGCACGGAATCCACCAGCACTAG